One genomic window of Dehalobacter sp. includes the following:
- a CDS encoding flagellin: MIVNTNLSSLSAQRSLNTTNKAMQSSLEKLSSGYRINKAADDAAGLAISEKMTSQINGLNQATDNAESAITLIQTAEGALTETHSILQRMRTLAVQAATDTNTSADRSEIALEITQLQTEITDISNRTQFNGQNLLNTASNSFTFQIGANNGQTLAVTLGQMNATSLGVGTGAITLTTQTGAAAAITIIDTAIKSVSDERAKLGANQNRLEHTIANLNVASENLSSARSTIKDVDMAAEMSDFTKNQIISQAGVAMLAQANQVPQNVLKLLQ, translated from the coding sequence ATGATTGTAAACACCAATTTATCGAGCTTGAGCGCTCAGAGAAGCCTTAATACGACCAACAAGGCCATGCAGAGTTCTTTGGAAAAACTGTCCAGCGGCTACCGTATCAACAAAGCAGCTGACGATGCTGCAGGCCTGGCCATCAGCGAAAAGATGACCAGCCAGATCAACGGCTTGAACCAGGCCACTGACAATGCTGAAAGTGCCATTACCCTGATTCAAACCGCAGAAGGTGCTTTAACTGAAACACACAGCATTCTTCAGAGAATGAGAACCCTTGCTGTTCAGGCAGCCACCGATACCAATACATCCGCTGACCGTTCTGAAATCGCTCTTGAAATTACTCAGCTGCAGACAGAAATAACGGATATTTCCAATAGAACCCAGTTCAACGGACAGAACCTGCTGAACACTGCCAGCAATTCCTTCACGTTCCAGATCGGCGCCAACAATGGACAGACCCTGGCCGTTACGCTTGGCCAAATGAATGCGACTTCATTGGGCGTTGGCACTGGAGCCATCACGCTGACTACCCAGACCGGAGCTGCAGCCGCAATTACAATCATTGATACTGCGATTAAGTCAGTTTCGGACGAACGTGCCAAGCTTGGTGCGAACCAGAACAGACTTGAGCATACCATTGCCAACCTGAATGTTGCTTCCGAGAACCTGTCTTCTGCCAGATCGACCATTAAAGACGTCGACATGGCTGCTGAAATGTCGGATTTCACAAAAAATCAGATTATCAGCCAGGCCGGTGTTGCGATGCTGGCTCAGGCCAACCAGGTTCCGCAGAACGTACTTAAATTGTTGCAATAA
- a CDS encoding flagellin — protein MIVNTNLSSLSAQRSLNTTNKAMQSSLEKLSSGYRINKAADDAAGLAISEKMTSQINGLNQATDNAESAITLIQTAEGALTETHSILQRMRTLAVQAATDTNTSADRSEIALEITQLQTEITDISNRTQFNGQNLLNTASNSFTFQIGANCGQTLAVTLGQMNATSLGVGGTSIDLSSQTGAAAAITTIDTAIKSVSDERAKLGASQNRLEHTIANLNVASENLSSARSTIKDVDMAAEMSDFTKNQIISQAGVAMLAQANQVPQNVLKLLQ, from the coding sequence ATGATTGTAAACACCAATTTATCGAGCCTGAGCGCTCAGAGAAGCCTTAATACGACCAACAAGGCCATGCAGAGTTCTTTGGAAAAACTGTCCAGCGGCTACCGTATCAACAAAGCAGCTGACGATGCTGCAGGCCTGGCCATCAGCGAAAAGATGACCAGCCAGATCAACGGCTTGAACCAGGCCACTGACAATGCTGAAAGTGCCATTACCCTGATTCAAACCGCAGAAGGTGCTTTAACTGAAACACACAGCATTCTTCAGAGAATGAGAACCCTTGCTGTTCAGGCAGCCACCGATACCAATACATCCGCTGACCGTTCTGAAATCGCTCTTGAAATTACTCAGCTGCAGACAGAAATAACGGATATTTCCAATAGAACCCAGTTCAACGGACAGAACCTGCTGAACACTGCCAGCAATTCCTTCACATTCCAGATCGGCGCCAACTGCGGACAGACATTGGCCGTTACGCTTGGCCAGATGAATGCGACTTCACTGGGCGTCGGTGGTACATCTATCGACCTGAGCTCACAGACCGGTGCCGCAGCTGCGATTACAACCATTGATACTGCGATTAAGTCAGTTTCCGATGAACGTGCCAAGCTCGGTGCTAGCCAGAACAGACTTGAGCATACCATTGCCAACCTGAATGTTGCTTCTGAGAACCTGTCTTCCGCCAGATCGACCATTAAAGACGTCGACATGGCTGCTGAAATGTCGGATTTCACCAAGAATCAGATTATCAGTCAGGCCGGTGTTGCGATGCTGGCTCAGGCCAACCAGGTTCCGCAAAACGTGCTTAAATTATTACAATAA
- a CDS encoding SIS domain-containing protein — MKNAVRNELEILFKHYPELESIRSNIIQVFHNMAHCFRRNGTVYFCGNGGSASDCEHAVGELMKGFKRPRKLTEEEQFVFLQLFAKKGEDIAKNLQKALPAISLVSQTSIATAFNNDVHAEYLFAQLIYGYGKQGDILVGFSTSGTSKNICNAFMAAKVKKLTTIAFTGEKGGELSLISDYCIKVPSTETYRIQEYHLPIYHAVCSMLETEFFGENEDCRLLEEDNFLGISM; from the coding sequence GTGAAAAATGCCGTAAGAAATGAGTTGGAAATTCTGTTCAAACATTATCCTGAATTGGAATCAATCCGAAGTAATATCATTCAGGTTTTTCATAATATGGCACATTGCTTTCGTCGGAACGGAACTGTTTATTTTTGTGGCAACGGCGGAAGTGCTTCCGACTGTGAACATGCTGTGGGTGAATTAATGAAAGGATTTAAAAGACCGAGAAAGCTAACAGAGGAGGAGCAATTCGTGTTTTTGCAATTGTTTGCAAAAAAAGGAGAAGACATTGCGAAGAACCTGCAAAAAGCACTTCCAGCTATTTCTTTAGTTAGTCAGACATCAATTGCTACTGCTTTTAATAATGATGTTCACGCAGAATATTTGTTTGCACAATTAATATACGGCTACGGAAAACAAGGTGATATTTTGGTAGGATTCTCCACATCGGGAACTTCTAAAAATATATGCAATGCTTTTATGGCAGCAAAAGTTAAAAAATTAACAACAATTGCTTTTACCGGTGAAAAGGGTGGGGAATTGTCTTTGATTAGTGATTATTGTATAAAAGTGCCTTCTACTGAAACTTATCGCATACAAGAGTATCATTTGCCGATTTATCATGCAGTTTGCTCGATGCTTGAAACGGAATTTTTTGGCGAAAATGAGGATTGCAGATTACTTGAAGAGGATAACTTCTTGGGGATCAGTATGTAA
- a CDS encoding HAD-IIIA family hydrolase: MINLIAVIMAGGMGTRLKSVSGELPKPMTPICGKPVLLHQIERLKANNILEIVLVIGYLGESIQSYFQDGSAWGVNISYIIEKEPLGTAGGLYYLKDKLTEPFLLINGDLIFDIDFKRMREQFHGVATLLVHPNSHPHDSRLCKVDQNGMVVAWGVRGEGRNLVNAGVHLLSPEIFEVLNGGYADLDKDIIGPLVSKQLIFTYRSPEYVRDLGTPSRFSQVEKDLVQGIVEKRNLTLPQKAIFLDRDGTINEHIGFISSPEQFILTSNAGEAIAKINQSGYLAIVVTNQPVIARGECSLEELDKIHEMMDALLGEHGAYIDDLFFCPHHPHKGFKGERPEYKIECECRKPSPGLLLKAAAQYHIDLESSWIVGDGLTDIQAGKVAGCKTAYVGKERLRADIVTESLFTAVEQIIEVAPY; the protein is encoded by the coding sequence GTGATAAATTTGATTGCTGTGATTATGGCTGGAGGAATGGGAACTAGGCTCAAATCCGTTTCTGGTGAGTTACCAAAGCCCATGACACCAATATGTGGAAAGCCTGTGCTCTTGCATCAGATTGAAAGGCTTAAAGCAAATAATATCTTGGAAATTGTTCTTGTGATCGGTTATTTAGGAGAATCAATTCAATCATATTTCCAAGATGGAAGTGCATGGGGAGTTAATATTTCATATATAATCGAAAAAGAGCCGCTTGGAACTGCCGGTGGCTTATACTACTTGAAGGACAAACTCACTGAACCTTTTTTGCTCATTAACGGTGACCTGATTTTTGACATAGACTTTAAAAGAATGCGGGAACAATTCCATGGCGTGGCTACTCTCTTGGTTCATCCTAATTCTCACCCCCATGACAGTCGTCTTTGCAAAGTAGATCAAAATGGTATGGTCGTAGCATGGGGTGTGAGAGGGGAAGGTCGTAACCTGGTTAATGCAGGCGTACACCTCTTATCACCTGAAATCTTTGAGGTATTAAATGGAGGTTATGCTGATCTGGATAAGGATATAATTGGCCCATTGGTTTCAAAACAATTGATATTTACCTATCGTTCACCAGAGTATGTGAGGGATCTTGGAACCCCATCTCGATTTTCTCAAGTTGAAAAAGATCTTGTTCAGGGAATTGTTGAAAAACGGAATCTAACTCTGCCGCAAAAAGCGATTTTCTTAGATAGAGATGGTACCATTAACGAACATATAGGATTTATTTCTTCCCCTGAACAATTTATTCTTACGTCTAACGCAGGCGAAGCCATAGCTAAAATTAATCAAAGTGGCTATCTTGCTATTGTTGTAACAAATCAGCCAGTTATTGCGCGAGGTGAATGCAGTCTGGAGGAACTCGATAAAATTCATGAAATGATGGATGCCTTGCTTGGAGAGCATGGCGCCTATATTGATGATTTGTTTTTTTGTCCCCATCACCCGCACAAAGGTTTTAAGGGAGAACGTCCAGAGTATAAGATTGAATGTGAATGTAGAAAGCCCAGTCCCGGATTACTCTTAAAAGCTGCTGCTCAATATCATATAGATTTGGAATCCTCTTGGATTGTAGGAGACGGTTTAACTGACATCCAAGCAGGAAAGGTGGCCGGATGTAAAACTGCTTATGTGGGAAAAGAACGATTACGGGCAGATATTGTCACTGAGTCACTTTTTACTGCTGTCGAACAAATTATTGAAGTTGCCCCTTATTAA
- a CDS encoding GDP-mannose 4,6-dehydratase, translating into MTKVFITGLTGMVGSHLADYLLAHTNWEIHGIIRWRSPLDNISHLLPIIEQKNRIFLHYGDLNDEGSLIHILRDVQPDYIFHLAAQSYPKTSFDSPLDTLNTNILGTCRLLETVRILQLHPVIHICASSEVFGRVPKEKLPIDEECTFHPASPYAISKVGTDLLGRYYAESYGLTVMTTRMFTHTGPRRGDVFVESTFAKQIAMAEAKLIPPVIRTGNLDSLRTWADVRDAVRAYFLLVTVNPQKGEYYNIGGNFTCTVSEMLDTLISMSTLKNELTVRMDESRLRPIDADLQVPDVSKFTEHTGWKPEIPFSTTMKDLLDYWRGRIASGEVFLTR; encoded by the coding sequence TTGACCAAAGTATTTATTACTGGGTTAACCGGAATGGTAGGGTCCCATCTTGCTGATTATCTGCTTGCACATACCAATTGGGAAATACATGGTATAATTCGATGGCGCAGTCCGCTTGATAACATTTCTCATCTTTTGCCTATTATTGAGCAAAAAAACAGAATATTTTTGCATTATGGTGATTTGAACGATGAAGGGTCACTGATTCATATTTTACGGGATGTCCAGCCGGATTACATTTTTCACCTTGCAGCGCAGAGCTACCCAAAAACAAGCTTTGACTCGCCACTGGATACCCTAAATACAAACATTCTGGGAACATGCCGTTTATTAGAAACAGTTCGAATACTTCAATTGCATCCGGTTATTCATATATGTGCATCGTCCGAGGTTTTTGGCAGGGTTCCGAAAGAAAAACTGCCCATTGATGAGGAGTGTACTTTTCATCCGGCATCACCTTATGCAATTTCCAAGGTTGGGACTGATCTTCTCGGACGATACTATGCTGAAAGTTACGGACTCACTGTAATGACAACACGTATGTTTACACATACTGGACCTCGTCGTGGTGATGTATTTGTAGAATCGACCTTTGCCAAACAAATAGCTATGGCAGAGGCGAAATTGATACCACCTGTTATTCGAACTGGTAACCTTGACTCTCTGAGAACTTGGGCTGATGTACGTGATGCTGTCAGAGCTTACTTTTTACTTGTTACAGTTAATCCCCAAAAAGGTGAATATTACAATATTGGCGGTAATTTTACCTGTACAGTTAGCGAGATGCTGGATACACTAATTTCTATGTCCACACTAAAAAATGAACTTACTGTTCGTATGGATGAGTCCAGACTTCGTCCAATTGATGCGGATCTTCAGGTCCCGGACGTCTCGAAATTTACCGAACATACCGGATGGAAACCGGAAATTCCTTTTTCAACTACTATGAAAGACCTTCTGGATTACTGGCGTGGTCGTATAGCATCGGGCGAAGTATTCTTGACGAGGTGA
- a CDS encoding kinase has translation MIITRTPFRISFFGGGTDIPKWYTEHGGNVLSTTIDKYLYIQLREMPPFWDFRNRFVYGSKTETVDNINLIEHPSIRETLKFLNIDGGIDMHYNTDIPARSGIGSSSSFTVGFLNALYGQMGKLASDQKLASDSIHIEQDLIHEAVGCQDQITAAYGGFNQIVFRRDGTFEVNPMTLRPQRIEELNDHLVLLFTGFQRSADAIEREKINNMNSHQEDLTYIQGYVNDAVNILNSNTDIAEFGALLHETWMKKRNLSDKVSNSKIDDIYDIGRKNGAIGGKLLGAGGGGFMLLFVQPHNREALLKSLSEYIHIPFSFENLGTQTIYYREGV, from the coding sequence ATGATTATTACACGAACACCTTTCCGTATATCCTTCTTCGGAGGAGGAACGGATATTCCAAAGTGGTATACAGAGCATGGAGGTAATGTGCTTTCGACGACGATTGATAAATACCTATATATTCAATTGCGCGAGATGCCTCCTTTTTGGGATTTTCGAAACCGGTTTGTTTACGGTTCAAAAACAGAAACGGTTGATAACATCAATTTAATAGAACATCCTTCCATACGTGAGACGCTTAAGTTCCTTAACATAGATGGCGGCATTGATATGCATTATAATACGGACATTCCTGCCCGTTCAGGGATTGGATCAAGTTCTTCCTTTACAGTTGGTTTTCTTAATGCACTCTATGGCCAGATGGGTAAATTGGCCTCAGATCAGAAGTTAGCCTCAGACTCTATTCATATTGAACAGGATTTAATTCATGAGGCCGTAGGCTGTCAGGATCAGATAACTGCAGCATATGGAGGATTCAATCAAATAGTGTTTCGTCGGGATGGTACTTTTGAAGTCAACCCTATGACCCTGAGGCCACAAAGGATCGAAGAATTAAATGATCACCTTGTGCTTCTTTTTACAGGATTCCAAAGATCTGCGGATGCTATTGAAAGAGAAAAAATTAATAATATGAACAGTCACCAGGAGGACCTTACTTACATCCAGGGCTATGTTAATGATGCTGTAAATATACTAAACAGTAATACGGATATTGCTGAATTCGGTGCTCTACTCCATGAGACGTGGATGAAAAAGAGAAATTTATCTGATAAAGTATCCAATTCTAAAATTGATGATATCTATGATATCGGACGTAAGAATGGTGCAATCGGCGGAAAACTATTAGGTGCTGGTGGGGGCGGATTTATGTTGCTGTTTGTTCAGCCGCATAATCGGGAAGCCTTATTAAAAAGTCTATCCGAATACATTCACATCCCATTTTCATTCGAGAATTTAGGGACGCAAACTATTTATTATCGAGAGGGTGTTTAA
- a CDS encoding DegT/DnrJ/EryC1/StrS aminotransferase family protein: MLNIPLMKNNILKEDIDCLINFLQTSDSFTQGKQVESFEHEWSKWLGVKHSVFVNSGASANFMTMAALYFLYGSCEVIVPTLTWTSDIASVIHFGHKPIFVDCCLKNLAMDEEMIIEAITPETKAVFLTYVLGFNGLSENLLEELQKRDIMLIEDVCESHGAVFQSKKLGSWGLVSNFSFYYAHHMSTIEGGMICTNSDELYRTFRMSRSHGLLRECRDEKYQRSILDKYPDLNEEFIFALPAFNMRSTELNAVIGRNQLKRLDANNEKRRANFELFLSYLDREKFATQFDTLGSCNYAFVLILQEKNKNTFNKITAMLREKNVEFRRGTAGGGNITRQPYVRSAFSELYPEKYKNTDHIHFFGLYIGNYPDLEQEKIIQLCKLLNKV; encoded by the coding sequence ATGTTAAATATCCCATTAATGAAAAATAACATTCTTAAGGAAGATATCGATTGTCTAATAAATTTTTTACAGACAAGCGATAGTTTTACACAGGGAAAACAGGTGGAAAGCTTCGAACATGAATGGAGTAAATGGCTTGGGGTAAAACATAGTGTGTTTGTTAATTCCGGTGCCTCAGCTAACTTTATGACAATGGCTGCTCTTTATTTCCTTTACGGTTCCTGTGAAGTGATTGTTCCTACTCTTACATGGACCAGTGATATTGCAAGTGTTATTCACTTTGGACATAAACCAATCTTTGTTGATTGCTGTTTGAAGAATTTAGCTATGGACGAGGAAATGATTATTGAAGCTATAACGCCTGAAACAAAAGCTGTTTTTTTGACGTATGTCCTTGGCTTTAACGGATTAAGTGAAAATCTGCTAGAAGAGCTTCAAAAGCGAGATATTATGCTTATTGAAGATGTTTGTGAATCTCATGGTGCAGTGTTTCAGTCAAAAAAACTTGGTTCATGGGGATTAGTATCAAATTTTTCATTTTATTATGCGCATCATATGAGTACGATTGAAGGGGGAATGATTTGTACAAATAGTGATGAATTGTATAGAACCTTTCGAATGTCGCGTAGCCACGGATTACTTCGGGAATGTCGGGATGAAAAATATCAACGAAGCATACTTGATAAATACCCAGATCTCAATGAAGAGTTCATCTTTGCCTTACCTGCATTTAATATGCGTAGCACAGAACTTAATGCAGTAATTGGCAGAAATCAATTGAAGCGGCTTGATGCAAATAATGAAAAGCGAAGAGCAAACTTTGAATTGTTTTTGTCATATTTGGACCGGGAAAAGTTCGCTACTCAATTTGATACTTTAGGCAGCTGTAATTATGCATTTGTTTTGATTTTGCAAGAAAAGAATAAAAATACCTTTAATAAAATTACTGCTATGCTTAGGGAAAAGAATGTTGAGTTTCGCCGCGGAACTGCTGGCGGTGGGAATATTACTCGCCAGCCATACGTGCGTTCCGCTTTCTCGGAATTATATCCTGAAAAGTACAAAAATACTGATCATATTCATTTTTTTGGCTTATACATTGGAAATTACCCAGACTTAGAACAAGAAAAAATAATTCAGTTATGTAAGTTATTGAATAAAGTATAA
- a CDS encoding GDP-L-fucose synthase, translating into MKKESRIYIAGHTGLIGHAVTQHLKVLGYENLILINHQDLDLLSQQATDDFFKLMRPDYVFMCAGHVGGIQANQRYMADFAMENAYITMNTISSAHKYKVKKFLYLGSSCIYPRECPQPITEKALLTGIPEPTNEGFALAKLLGVRQCVYFQQQYGECFISCIPANTYGPRDHFDPENGHVISALFQRFYEAVKTNTEAITIWGSGNVRREFIYIDDVAKALVFMMRHSELPVINIGTGEDISIHELALIIKDLTGFKGKLIFDTSKPDGMPRRILDSSKAKGLGWKAEMSLKRGLEETFSWFLKYKAK; encoded by the coding sequence GTGAAAAAAGAATCAAGAATTTATATCGCTGGGCATACGGGATTGATAGGGCATGCGGTTACGCAACACCTAAAGGTATTGGGATATGAGAATCTAATTTTAATTAACCATCAGGATTTAGATTTGCTCAGTCAGCAGGCAACGGATGATTTTTTTAAACTGATGCGTCCCGACTATGTTTTTATGTGTGCCGGACACGTGGGCGGTATTCAGGCTAATCAACGCTATATGGCGGATTTTGCAATGGAAAATGCCTATATAACTATGAATACGATTTCGTCAGCACACAAATATAAAGTAAAGAAATTTCTATATTTAGGGTCTTCTTGTATTTACCCTCGTGAATGCCCACAACCGATTACGGAGAAAGCATTACTTACAGGTATACCAGAACCTACAAATGAAGGGTTCGCACTCGCGAAACTTCTGGGAGTACGCCAATGTGTTTATTTCCAACAGCAGTATGGAGAATGTTTTATTAGTTGTATCCCAGCAAATACCTATGGCCCGAGAGATCATTTTGACCCTGAGAATGGGCATGTCATTTCTGCATTGTTTCAAAGGTTTTATGAGGCAGTAAAAACGAATACTGAAGCTATTACAATATGGGGAAGCGGTAATGTACGAAGAGAATTCATCTATATTGACGATGTTGCAAAAGCACTAGTTTTCATGATGAGACACAGTGAATTACCTGTCATAAATATCGGGACGGGTGAAGATATATCTATTCATGAATTAGCTCTAATAATTAAAGATTTAACAGGTTTTAAAGGGAAACTCATTTTTGACACTTCAAAACCTGACGGCATGCCTAGGAGGATACTTGACAGCTCAAAGGCTAAGGGGCTGGGCTGGAAAGCAGAAATGTCACTCAAAAGAGGGCTAGAGGAAACATTCAGCTGGTTTTTAAAATATAAAGCTAAATAA
- a CDS encoding alpha-1,2-fucosyltransferase: MKIVLLDGALANQTTQYIFARCLEEATGDKVYLDDLWFYLEHGDLAESVESQEHHSYQLHKYTGTKPTLLSSYFTPDVWEEIVSIARKKPPLLGGSHMPQILKDSGLEFFMIAECPTYIFDGMIARMPYYHHIPEMLQSQGNVYYWGYFTNGGWFMQYEDMFRKELALPPLESESDLEMSKKIEDSYAIAIHVRRGGYALLNRSLQPSYFKDAISKIMKKFNKKRDLRFFIFSDDIEHCKMNAKEYGFLLPQDRLVYCEEKRTSKNNHCDMQLMAMCDGMVLCSSVYGYLAALLNTKKDKWVINPIQSRGVF; this comes from the coding sequence TTGAAAATTGTATTGTTAGATGGAGCCCTTGCAAATCAAACTACACAGTACATTTTTGCCAGATGTCTAGAGGAAGCAACTGGCGATAAGGTTTATTTGGATGATTTGTGGTTTTACCTTGAACATGGAGATTTGGCGGAAAGTGTTGAAAGCCAAGAACATCATAGCTATCAATTGCATAAGTACACAGGTACAAAACCAACGCTCCTTTCATCCTATTTTACACCGGATGTCTGGGAAGAAATTGTAAGCATTGCACGAAAAAAGCCACCGCTCCTTGGCGGTAGCCATATGCCCCAGATTTTAAAAGACAGCGGATTGGAGTTTTTTATGATTGCAGAATGCCCAACTTATATTTTTGACGGGATGATTGCAAGAATGCCATACTATCACCACATACCGGAAATGCTTCAATCACAGGGAAATGTATATTACTGGGGATATTTTACAAATGGCGGATGGTTTATGCAGTATGAGGATATGTTTCGTAAAGAATTGGCCTTGCCTCCTTTGGAATCAGAATCGGACCTAGAGATGTCTAAAAAAATTGAGGATTCTTACGCTATTGCGATTCACGTTCGTAGAGGAGGCTATGCACTGCTTAATAGATCACTACAACCTTCGTACTTTAAAGATGCTATCAGCAAAATAATGAAAAAGTTTAACAAAAAAAGGGATTTGCGATTCTTTATTTTCTCTGATGATATTGAACATTGCAAAATGAATGCAAAAGAGTATGGTTTTTTACTTCCTCAGGATCGCCTAGTCTATTGCGAAGAAAAACGCACCAGCAAAAATAATCATTGTGATATGCAGTTGATGGCAATGTGCGATGGCATGGTTCTTTGTTCAAGTGTTTATGGATATCTTGCAGCACTTTTAAATACAAAAAAAGATAAATGGGTTATTAATCCAATCCAAAGTCGGGGAGTATTTTAG
- a CDS encoding alpha-ketoacid dehydrogenase subunit beta: MSYREAINQALIEEMRRDDRIFIYGLDVADHKRIFGSTAHLLEEFGTDRCFATPISEEAMTGFGLGAAMNGLRPIHVHIRVDFLLLAMNQLANMISTIRYSTNGKMTAPIVIRAIIGRGWGQSAQHSKSLQSIFAHIPGLKVYMPSTPSDAKNMLIFAIRQDDPVVLLEHRFLYDVEGDVTGYTEDLDLETPQILREGEDLTIAATSWMNVEAIQAADILKKYGVSTQVIDVRSVSPFNEKPIISSVKKTKRCIIADNDWLHCGFSSEISSRVYDQCFSSLKSPIARIGFAPVPCPCTRPLENLFYSGAEQIIRAAEKILGLDPIDLSEEDFYSYENKFKGPF, from the coding sequence ATGTCATATCGTGAGGCTATTAACCAAGCCCTAATTGAAGAGATGCGCAGGGATGATCGTATATTTATATATGGATTAGATGTAGCGGATCATAAACGGATTTTTGGCAGTACAGCTCACCTACTGGAGGAATTTGGAACAGATCGGTGTTTTGCTACGCCTATATCTGAGGAGGCAATGACTGGATTTGGCTTAGGAGCGGCAATGAATGGGCTCAGACCGATCCATGTTCATATTCGCGTAGATTTTTTGCTTTTAGCCATGAACCAATTAGCAAACATGATCTCAACAATTCGATACAGTACTAATGGGAAAATGACAGCTCCCATAGTTATACGGGCTATAATTGGCCGTGGCTGGGGACAATCGGCTCAGCACAGCAAATCTTTACAGTCTATATTTGCTCATATTCCTGGGCTTAAAGTTTATATGCCTTCTACGCCGTCAGATGCAAAAAATATGTTGATTTTTGCTATTCGTCAGGATGATCCAGTTGTTCTTTTAGAACACCGGTTTCTGTATGACGTTGAAGGGGATGTTACTGGCTATACTGAAGATCTTGACTTGGAAACACCTCAGATATTGCGTGAAGGAGAAGATTTAACGATTGCAGCTACTTCATGGATGAATGTGGAAGCGATCCAGGCTGCAGACATCTTAAAAAAATATGGCGTAAGTACCCAAGTAATTGATGTGAGGTCAGTTTCTCCATTCAATGAGAAGCCAATTATATCTTCTGTTAAAAAAACAAAGCGCTGTATTATTGCGGATAATGACTGGTTACATTGTGGTTTTTCATCAGAAATTTCATCAAGAGTCTATGATCAATGTTTTTCAAGCTTGAAATCGCCCATTGCCAGGATAGGTTTTGCGCCTGTTCCCTGTCCATGTACAAGACCGCTGGAAAACCTTTTTTATAGCGGAGCGGAACAAATAATTCGAGCTGCGGAAAAAATATTAGGGTTGGATCCGATAGATCTTTCCGAAGAAGATTTCTACTCATATGAGAATAAGTTTAAAGGACCTTTTTAG
- a CDS encoding thiamine pyrophosphate-dependent dehydrogenase E1 component subunit alpha has product MNLKKNLYRHLYRIRAAEQKIIALYNEDDMKTPVHLSIGEEAIISGVVEALKPSGQAFGTFRSHALYIAMAEETDLFFLELYGKSGYIANGKAGSMHLSNPQSGLLYSSAIVASTISLAVGAAYANKRLNKPIITACFMGDGAVEEGVFWESLNVACLMHLPVLFVYEDNGLAIHADFSTRKGYDSFQNIIMQYNCLLYDTGDSTDAEEIYHVASAAMRAISEKQKPAVLCSKYYRYYEHVGINFDFNAGYRSRDEFEIWNRKDPVLTFRSKLDISIAEEIEEDVNCQIDLSVRKAKEAPFASSEELYKGVYE; this is encoded by the coding sequence ATGAATTTAAAAAAAAATTTATACAGACACCTTTATAGGATTCGAGCGGCAGAACAAAAAATTATTGCTCTTTATAATGAAGATGATATGAAGACGCCTGTACATTTGTCTATTGGGGAAGAAGCAATTATTAGTGGTGTAGTAGAAGCTTTAAAACCATCAGGACAAGCCTTTGGGACTTTTAGAAGTCACGCTCTCTATATCGCTATGGCCGAAGAGACAGATCTATTCTTCTTAGAACTTTATGGAAAATCGGGTTATATTGCCAATGGCAAAGCTGGTTCTATGCATTTGTCTAATCCACAGTCAGGACTTTTGTATTCAAGCGCAATTGTAGCATCGACAATTTCCCTCGCCGTTGGTGCCGCATATGCAAATAAGCGCTTGAATAAGCCAATTATTACTGCATGCTTTATGGGAGATGGGGCAGTAGAAGAAGGCGTATTTTGGGAAAGCTTGAATGTTGCTTGCCTCATGCATTTGCCTGTCCTTTTTGTGTATGAAGATAATGGGCTGGCGATTCATGCTGATTTTAGTACCCGGAAGGGTTATGATTCCTTTCAGAACATTATAATGCAATACAATTGTCTCCTGTATGATACTGGAGATTCAACTGACGCTGAAGAAATATATCACGTAGCAAGTGCAGCGATGAGAGCTATATCCGAAAAACAAAAACCTGCAGTTCTTTGTTCAAAATACTATCGTTATTATGAACATGTTGGTATTAATTTTGATTTTAATGCAGGTTATCGTTCTCGTGATGAATTTGAAATCTGGAATAGGAAGGATCCTGTTTTAACTTTTAGAAGCAAATTGGATATTTCTATTGCCGAGGAGATCGAAGAAGATGTGAATTGCCAAATTGATCTCAGTGTGAGAAAAGCAAAAGAAGCACCGTTCGCTTCCTCTGAAGAACTCTATAAGGGGGTATATGAATAG